GACTGTCCACCCGGATCGAACGGAATCATGTAGGTGATCTGTTTCGTCGGGTAAGGTTCCTCTTTGGGCTTGGGCGATTCGCTCGCACAGGCGGCAATCATCACCGCGACGATCAACAAACCAAGAACGAGTAGACTTGTCTTTCTGAACATCGTTCAACTCCTATGTTGAAATTCCGTCAGCCGCGTACTTGCGACTGGACAGTCCGATGATACGTCGCGTTCTTATTGGCGCGACAGACGAATCTTGTACTTGTAACGATCCGCGCGAAAAAAAGTCATGGTCAAGTGGATCGGTCGCATCGCGGTTGAAAACGTCAACCGTTCTTGGAGCAACAGAGGGGCGCGGCGAGGTACCCCTAGTTTGCGCGCGATGTCGGCATCCGCCGCGGTCGCGCTGATGGACTCGTCGGCTTCGAGCAGCGGAATGTGAAATTGTCGCTCGACGGTTTCGTACAGAGGAATGTTATTCAGGTCGAGTTGTGCGAGTCGCTCGCCGATTTCAGAAATCCAATATCCTTTGGCGAGCGCCAGCGGCTCGCCCTCCGCGAGATGAAGACGCTCGATCAGATAGACGTGGTCATGCGAAGACAATTGCAGCGCGTGGGCAATCTCCGGTGAAGGGGTCACCGACTTGGCGCGCACGAGTCTGTATTGGGGAACAATGCTCCGGCTGTGCATCTCTTCCGCAAACGAAGTGAGACGCGCGAGTCGTTCTTCGAGTTTGTCGCGTTTGAGGAACGTGCCTTTGCCGGCTTGGCGATAGATCCAACCCTCGCGCACCAATTCATTGAGCGCGCGGGTTACAGTGATGCTACTGACCGCGTACCGTTTAACCAGCTCGCGCTCGGTCGGTATCAGGTCGCCCGGTTTGTAAACCGCGTTTTGAAATTCGTCGCGCAACGTTTCGGTGAGCCAGCGATAGAGGGGCGAAAAACGATTCGGCGGCATGGGGGAATTCTCCGTTGAACACATAATAATATATTATTATGGTATTTCAAGGATACCATGAATTCCCCGCCGCGTCAATCGGAACTTTTGTTCCGGAGTTCCGAACATTCCTCGACCAAAAACACCCCGGCAAGATCCTTGCCGGGATGTTCGATCAATCGCCAAAAATTTTCCAGTCCAGGTTTCGCGTCCCCACTCGCGATTCGCTCTCGCGCACTTCCGCGCCGTCGAATAACGCGAACACCGCGCGCGTGCTCAGATCTGGATACAACCACACTTCAAGATCATCGCTAAACGCGCCGACGCGCGGCGGACGAATGCCCGCTGATTGTTCGCGGTCGGCGGTCGGCGGTCGGCGGTCGAACGTATCGAACGCCCGCGCGAACCGCGGCACGATAAACCCGCGCCGCAGAAACACCGGCGTGCAACCGAGCGGCGCGTCAACGATGATGCGCGCCAACCCGCGCGCCGGTTTATGCGCGTTCAAATCCCACCACTCGCCCGGCGGCAAAATCACCGTG
This is a stretch of genomic DNA from Chloroflexota bacterium. It encodes these proteins:
- a CDS encoding GntR family transcriptional regulator, producing MPPNRFSPLYRWLTETLRDEFQNAVYKPGDLIPTERELVKRYAVSSITVTRALNELVREGWIYRQAGKGTFLKRDKLEERLARLTSFAEEMHSRSIVPQYRLVRAKSVTPSPEIAHALQLSSHDHVYLIERLHLAEGEPLALAKGYWISEIGERLAQLDLNNIPLYETVERQFHIPLLEADESISATAADADIARKLGVPRRAPLLLQERLTFSTAMRPIHLTMTFFRADRYKYKIRLSRQ